The following proteins are co-located in the Spirosoma montaniterrae genome:
- a CDS encoding M14 metallopeptidase family protein, producing MKQFVLLAGLAVASLSAAAQTASPTSTSLTSPAQFLGYSVGDRFTPHHRVLAYAELVARQAPNRVKLIPYGQTHEGRQLMVVAVASEANMARLEEIRTNNLKRIGMMDGAPSAATPAIAWLTYNVHGNEAVSTETFLDVLYQLLDTKNGSGQSAVSQKILNNTVVILDPDANPDGHDRYVNWYNQMMGRMADPTPAAREHNEPWPGGRYTHYLFDPNRDWAWQTQEITQQRMALYQQWMPHLHGDFHEMGVESPYYFAPSAKPYHEDITKFQRDFQQTIGQYCSRYFDRNGWLYYTRERFDLFYPSYGDTYPTYNGAIGMTYEQGGSGRAGLAVEKADGDTLTLRQRIDHHVAASIATLESVADRAPDVVKEFGAFFDKARNTPVGAYKSYVIKSNGDAGRLKALQQLLDRNKISYGYAGKAQTVTGGFNYLTQQTDKSVSVAAEDLVISAYQPKSTLLKILFEPKSTLEDSATYDITAWSLPYAFGLQTYGFTTRLNPANSQPPVVSTSQSVTATGRPYAYLVRWQSMPAVQTLAGLLKQKVKVRASEKTFELDGKTYPSGTLIIPRAGNERFGDRFDALVRAEATRTGAELTPVSTGFVTKGSDFGSDFVTSLKAPRVGVVIGDGGLPPAAGEVWHYFDQELNYPISLFDGNALGNVEWNKLDVLILPTNYAYSRILNDRVLTALKSWIQAGGKLIAMERAAAFLAGKDGFDLKEKEDKNKDKDKKPTPVDSLKLYGDRERTAISDETPGSIYRVNIDTTHPLGFGLTGGYYTLVQNAYNFDFLKDGWNVGYLKGNNYVAGFSGKNAKEKLKNTLLMGVQSYGRGSVVYLADNPLFRGFWYSGKLLFGNAVFMVN from the coding sequence ATGAAACAATTCGTACTGCTGGCGGGCCTTGCGGTCGCGTCGCTGTCGGCTGCTGCACAAACAGCCTCCCCCACCTCAACGAGCCTGACATCGCCCGCCCAATTTCTTGGCTATTCGGTTGGCGACCGGTTTACTCCCCATCATCGTGTGCTGGCCTATGCCGAACTGGTTGCCCGGCAGGCACCTAACCGCGTTAAGCTGATTCCTTACGGCCAAACCCACGAAGGCCGACAACTGATGGTAGTAGCCGTGGCATCGGAAGCTAACATGGCCCGGCTGGAAGAAATCCGAACCAACAACCTCAAGCGTATCGGTATGATGGATGGTGCGCCCTCTGCCGCTACCCCAGCCATTGCCTGGCTGACCTACAACGTTCATGGCAACGAAGCAGTTAGCACCGAAACGTTTCTCGATGTATTATATCAGTTGCTCGACACCAAAAATGGCAGCGGCCAATCGGCTGTTTCGCAAAAAATTCTAAACAACACGGTCGTGATTCTCGACCCCGATGCCAATCCCGACGGGCACGACCGCTACGTGAACTGGTATAATCAGATGATGGGCCGGATGGCCGACCCTACGCCCGCAGCCCGCGAACACAACGAACCCTGGCCGGGCGGTCGCTACACCCACTATCTCTTCGACCCTAACCGCGACTGGGCCTGGCAAACGCAGGAAATCACGCAGCAACGCATGGCCCTCTACCAGCAATGGATGCCGCACCTGCACGGCGATTTCCACGAAATGGGCGTTGAAAGTCCCTATTATTTTGCGCCTTCGGCTAAGCCGTACCACGAAGACATTACGAAGTTTCAGCGTGATTTCCAGCAGACTATCGGCCAATATTGCAGTCGGTATTTCGACCGTAACGGCTGGCTCTACTACACCCGCGAACGCTTTGACCTGTTTTACCCCAGCTACGGCGACACCTACCCAACCTACAACGGAGCCATCGGCATGACCTACGAGCAGGGCGGCAGTGGCCGGGCCGGGCTGGCCGTCGAAAAAGCCGACGGCGACACCCTTACGCTCCGCCAACGCATCGATCACCACGTAGCAGCCAGTATAGCCACGCTCGAATCGGTGGCCGACCGTGCGCCCGATGTTGTAAAGGAGTTCGGCGCGTTTTTCGACAAAGCCCGCAACACGCCCGTTGGTGCTTACAAAAGCTATGTCATTAAATCGAATGGCGACGCCGGACGGTTGAAAGCCTTGCAACAACTGCTTGACCGGAACAAGATCAGCTACGGCTACGCGGGCAAGGCGCAGACGGTAACGGGCGGCTTCAACTACCTCACGCAGCAAACCGACAAGAGTGTTTCGGTAGCTGCCGAAGACTTGGTTATCAGCGCGTATCAGCCAAAATCAACACTGTTGAAAATTCTGTTCGAGCCGAAATCGACACTCGAAGATTCAGCAACGTATGACATCACGGCCTGGTCGCTGCCCTACGCGTTTGGGTTGCAGACATATGGCTTCACAACGCGCCTGAATCCGGCGAACAGCCAACCGCCAGTTGTAAGCACCAGCCAGTCGGTAACAGCAACCGGGCGGCCTTACGCGTACTTGGTGCGCTGGCAGTCGATGCCGGCAGTACAGACGCTGGCGGGGTTGCTGAAACAGAAAGTGAAAGTACGGGCGTCGGAGAAGACGTTTGAACTGGATGGCAAAACCTATCCGTCGGGTACGCTGATTATTCCCCGCGCTGGTAACGAACGCTTTGGCGACCGCTTCGACGCGCTCGTTCGGGCCGAGGCTACCCGCACTGGTGCTGAACTGACGCCGGTTTCGACAGGGTTCGTCACAAAAGGCTCTGACTTTGGTTCTGACTTCGTAACCAGCCTGAAAGCTCCGCGCGTGGGCGTTGTGATCGGCGACGGTGGCCTGCCTCCGGCGGCTGGCGAAGTCTGGCATTATTTCGATCAGGAACTCAACTACCCCATCTCGCTTTTTGATGGCAACGCACTCGGCAACGTGGAATGGAATAAATTGGACGTGTTGATTTTGCCGACAAATTACGCCTATAGCCGCATCCTGAACGACCGGGTGCTGACAGCCCTGAAAAGCTGGATTCAGGCGGGCGGCAAACTGATTGCGATGGAACGGGCGGCTGCCTTTCTGGCCGGTAAAGACGGATTCGACCTGAAAGAGAAGGAAGATAAAAACAAAGACAAAGATAAGAAACCAACCCCCGTCGATTCGCTCAAACTCTACGGCGACCGTGAACGCACGGCCATTTCCGATGAAACGCCGGGCAGCATCTACCGCGTCAATATCGACACCACACACCCGCTTGGCTTTGGCCTGACGGGGGGTTATTACACGCTGGTTCAGAATGCTTACAACTTCGATTTTCTGAAAGATGGCTGGAACGTAGGCTATCTGAAAGGCAACAATTATGTGGCTGGTTTTTCGGGCAAAAATGCCAAAGAGAAGCTTAAAAATACCCTGCTGATGGGCGTTCAGAGCTACGGGCGGGGCAGCGTGGTGTATTTAGCCGACAACCCGCTGTTTCGGGGATTCTGGTACAGCGGCAAACTGCTGTT